A window of the Candidatus Jettenia caeni genome harbors these coding sequences:
- a CDS encoding prenyltransferase, translated as MNKNNNLENSIPLCIDPDGTLIKTDILIEAFLILLRRNILFAFIAPLWLLKGKSYFAQQIANRVDLDIHSLPYNRKFIGYLQEQHEEGRCLILITTLNDKYARQIAKYIGFFDHVLTSNDHGKLKQLKDSFGIKGFDYAGNLRNDLEIWQHARQVIPINPRSHARSTIRPPPEKTTSIRQVFHRWYRNIKVYLHALRIHQWLKNLLVFVPLITAHQLNNIPLFLQTTIGFFAFSLCASSVYLLNDLLDLSVDRKHPRKRYRPFAAGTIPIKHGMLLIPALLLASFGIALSLPGKFLAILGTYYVLTLAYSLWLKKKMLVDVLALTALYTLRILAGSSTVFIVSSFWLLAFSLFIFLSLAMTKRYSELIGLRGPFEKFIKGRNYHISDLSTLKGLGISSGHMAVLVLALYINSEDIRVMYTHPTMIWLLCPLVLYWISRIWLLAGRGKLHDDPIIFAIKDRISKLIAIVTIVILWMAI; from the coding sequence ATGAACAAAAATAACAACCTGGAAAATAGTATTCCCCTTTGTATCGATCCGGATGGCACGCTGATTAAAACTGATATTCTGATCGAGGCCTTCCTTATCTTACTAAGACGCAACATCCTGTTCGCCTTTATTGCTCCCCTTTGGCTCTTAAAGGGAAAGTCTTACTTCGCGCAGCAGATCGCTAATCGGGTAGATCTGGATATCCATTCATTACCTTACAATAGAAAATTCATAGGCTACTTGCAGGAACAACACGAAGAAGGGCGATGCCTGATTTTGATCACAACCTTAAACGATAAGTATGCCCGTCAAATTGCCAAATACATTGGTTTTTTTGATCATGTCTTAACGAGTAATGACCATGGAAAGCTTAAGCAGTTAAAAGACAGCTTTGGGATAAAAGGATTCGATTACGCAGGCAATTTACGTAACGATTTGGAGATTTGGCAGCACGCACGACAGGTAATTCCGATTAATCCGAGATCTCACGCCAGATCCACTATTCGTCCTCCTCCGGAAAAGACAACAAGTATCAGACAGGTATTTCACAGATGGTACCGGAATATCAAGGTTTACCTGCATGCGTTGCGCATACACCAGTGGCTTAAGAATCTCCTGGTATTCGTACCTTTGATTACTGCCCATCAACTTAATAATATCCCGCTTTTCTTACAAACCACGATTGGATTTTTCGCTTTTAGTCTGTGCGCTTCCAGCGTTTACTTACTCAATGATCTGCTTGACTTATCTGTTGACCGAAAACATCCACGAAAACGATATCGGCCTTTTGCTGCGGGTACCATTCCCATTAAGCATGGCATGCTGCTAATTCCTGCACTCCTTCTGGCATCCTTTGGCATCGCGCTCTCGCTCCCAGGAAAATTTCTCGCTATACTGGGCACTTACTATGTTCTAACCCTGGCTTACTCCTTATGGCTGAAGAAGAAAATGCTCGTAGATGTACTGGCATTGACAGCGCTTTATACCCTGAGAATCCTTGCTGGTTCATCAACAGTCTTTATCGTATCATCATTCTGGCTTCTGGCCTTCTCCTTATTTATCTTCCTCAGCCTGGCAATGACCAAACGATATTCGGAATTAATTGGGTTACGGGGCCCTTTTGAGAAATTCATAAAGGGACGCAATTATCATATATCCGATTTATCTACGCTCAAGGGACTGGGAATTTCAAGTGGACACATGGCAGTGCTTGTACTTGCCTTGTATATCAATAGCGAGGATATTCGGGTGATGTACACCCATCCCACCATGATCTGGCTGTTATGTCCTCTCGTGCTCTATTGGATAAGCCGGATCTGGCTGCTTGCCGGACGAGGCAAGTTGCATGATGACCCTATAATTTTTGCCATCAAAGACCGAATCAGCAAATTAATAGCCA